The Flavobacteriales bacterium genome contains the following window.
CCACGTGGCGGGGAAGCAGTTGCCGTTGCAGTCGGGGATCTCGCCGGGCGGGCAGGGATCATAGATGCAGCTGCCATCATCGACGGTCGCCGTGGGATTGTAGTTCACCGCCGTGGTGTCCATGCAGCCCGGGCCTATGCAGTCGCCGCCGTCCCAATTGAACTGGGCACAGAGGAAATTGCCTGGGCTAGCCCAGCCATCGTCGCATACGCCGTCGCCCACCCAGTTGGCGGGTTGGCAAGCGCCATCGCAATCGGGGATCTGACCGAAGGGGCATTGCCCTGCTACAGGTGCCAGGTACAAGCACAGGATCAGAGTGAACGGGTTCCGCATGATGATCGAATGTAACCGACGGATCGGGTCCTGGCGGCCTGCCCCAATCCAACATCCTTGGTTTGACAACGATCGTTGTGGGCAGGGGCGAAGGCTTGCCTGGGCTCCATCTTTACACCGAACCGACCGTCCCACGAACAGCGGTCCATCGCACGTGAGCAACGCCACAACTGCACCTCGCCTTACTTTCAGCAAGCAGGAGCGCCTATGCGGCAAGCTCCGCATCGAAAGCGTGGTGAAGCAGGGCAAGGCCATCAATGAACCGCCGTTCAGGCTCATCGGCCTGCCCATGGAGATGCCCAAGGGCGTGCAGGCGCAGATCACCTTCGCCGTGCCCAAGCGCAACGTGCCCTTGGCCGTGGACCGCAACCGCACCAAACGCCGCATGCGCGAGGCCTATCGGCTGGAGAAGCCTGTCCTTTTCAGCACGTTGAAAGAGCGCAACCTGAACCTTGCGTGGCTCATCGTGTACCAAGGTCGCGCCGTGCCAACATGGGATAACACGCGCAGCAAAATATCCCGGTGCATCCACCGTTGGCTCGAAGTGCATGGCTAATCCCGTGGCATACCTGATGATCGGCCTGGTGAGGGTTTACCAGTACACCCTCAGCCCCTTGCTGCCCGGCGAATGCCGGTACGCACCCAGCTGTTCGCATTACGGTGTTGAGGCCTTGAAAAAACACGGTGCACTGAAGGGCGGCTGGCTCACCCTGAAACGTTTTCTTTCCTGTCATCCTTGGGGCGGCCACGGCTACGACCCCGTTCCACAACCACGTAACCAACGCGCAAAACCAACATGAAGCGCACCATCAAACGCACCCTCGTCATCGGCTCCATCGCCATCGTCGGCGGCCTCGGCATCGCTGCCGGCGACAACTACTTCGAGATCAGCAAGAACATCGAGGTCTTCACCGAGGTGTACAAGGAGCTGAACATCTACTACGTGGACGAAGTGAACCCGGGTGAGATCATGAAGACGGGCATCGACGCGATGCTCACCTCGCTCGACCCCTACACGGACTACATCCCGGAAAGCGACATCGAGGAGTACCGCTTCCAGACCACCGGCCAGTACGGTGGCATCGGTGCGTTGATCAAAACGCAGGGCGAGAAGGTGCTCGTCAGCGAACCCTACGAGACGTTCCCAGCGGCCAACGCCGGGTTCCGCGCCGGTGACGAGATCATCAGCGTGGACGGCAGGAAGGTGAGCGGCATGGACACCGAGGGCGCCAGCAAGCTCCTGAAAGGCCAGGCGGGCACTCAAGTGAAGATCGTGACCCGTCGCGCCGGCGTGGAAACGGAGCACTCGCTCACGCGCATGGAGATCAAGATCCCCGACGTGCCCTACAAGGGCTTCGTGGACGAAGCGAACAAGGTGGGCTACGTGAAGCTGAACGGGTTCACGGCCACGGCTGGCCTCGATGTGCGCAACGCCATGAAGGAGCTGAAGGAACAGGGCATGCAGAAGATGGTGCTCGACCTGCGCGGCAACGGCGGTGGCCTGTTGCGCGAGGCGGTCAACATCGTGAACCTCTTCGTGCCGAAGGGCGAGAAGGTGGTGGAAACGAAAGGCAAGATCGCCGAGTGGGACAAGAGCTACAGCACCCTGAGCGATGCACTGGACGCAACCGTGCCCTTGGTAGTGATCGTGGACGAGGGCAGCGCCAGCGCCAGCGAGATCGTTGCAGGAGCCTTGCAGGACCTGGACCGTGCGGTGATCCTCGGCGACCGTACCTATGGCAAGGGCTTGGTGCAGCAAACGCGAGACATCGTGTACAACAACAAGGTGAAGGTGACGGTGGCCAAGTACTACATCCCCAGCGGCCGCTGCATCCAGAAGATCGACTACGCGCACCGCGACAGCTCGGGCAGGGCCATCAACGTGGCCGACAGTGCCATCAAGGCGTTCAAGACGAAGAACGGCAGGCCCGTGTTCGACGGTCGCGGCATCGCTCCGGATGTGGCCATGGACGAGCCCGAGATGGCCAAGGTGGTCGGTGGTCTCGCTTCGAAGGACCTCTTCTTCGAGTACGCGAACAAGTACCGTGCGGAGCACGACACCATTCCGGCGCCGGAGCAGTTCATCATCACCGATGCCATCTACAACGACTTCCTCGCCTTCGTGAAGAACAAGGATTTCTCCTACGAGACGGAGAGCAACGACGCGTTGGACGAACTGGTGGAGGCCGCTAAACGTGAACGCTACTACGAACATTCGGAGAAGGCCATCGAAGCGTTGAAGGCCGAGCTGAAGCCGAACAAGGAAGAGGAACTGCGCCGCTTCCGCGATGACGTGGCCGAAGTGCTGCGCGGCGAGATCGTGAGCCGTTATGGCCTGCAGACCGCACGTTACCGAGCAGCGTTGGCCGGTGACCCGTACTTGAAGCGCGCGCTTGAAGTGCTCAATACAGGCGGCACCACGGACATCCTCAGCGGCAAGAAGTAGGACCTGATGACGGACGAGCGGACGGGCACCGCGCCGCGCGACCTGTTCCGGTGGCTCTACCTCGGTGGGCTCGCCATCACGGGCATCGGCATGCCGTGGGGCGAGTTCCTCATGAGCATCGGACAGATCATCGCGCTCGGTGGTTGGCTGATCGAGGGTATCGTCCGTAAGTCGCTCGGTGCACGCGTGAAGCACGCATTCTCCCAGCGCGCGGTGCTGGTCTTCCTGTCGTTCTACGCGCTGCATGTTCTTGGCCTGTTGTGGACCTCCGACATGGCGTGGGGCATGGACGTTTGCAGGATCCTGTTGCCCTTGCTCATCCTGCCGCCC
Protein-coding sequences here:
- a CDS encoding ribonuclease P protein component, yielding MSNATTAPRLTFSKQERLCGKLRIESVVKQGKAINEPPFRLIGLPMEMPKGVQAQITFAVPKRNVPLAVDRNRTKRRMREAYRLEKPVLFSTLKERNLNLAWLIVYQGRAVPTWDNTRSKISRCIHRWLEVHG
- the yidD gene encoding membrane protein insertion efficiency factor YidD; this translates as MANPVAYLMIGLVRVYQYTLSPLLPGECRYAPSCSHYGVEALKKHGALKGGWLTLKRFLSCHPWGGHGYDPVPQPRNQRAKPT
- a CDS encoding S41 family peptidase is translated as MKRTIKRTLVIGSIAIVGGLGIAAGDNYFEISKNIEVFTEVYKELNIYYVDEVNPGEIMKTGIDAMLTSLDPYTDYIPESDIEEYRFQTTGQYGGIGALIKTQGEKVLVSEPYETFPAANAGFRAGDEIISVDGRKVSGMDTEGASKLLKGQAGTQVKIVTRRAGVETEHSLTRMEIKIPDVPYKGFVDEANKVGYVKLNGFTATAGLDVRNAMKELKEQGMQKMVLDLRGNGGGLLREAVNIVNLFVPKGEKVVETKGKIAEWDKSYSTLSDALDATVPLVVIVDEGSASASEIVAGALQDLDRAVILGDRTYGKGLVQQTRDIVYNNKVKVTVAKYYIPSGRCIQKIDYAHRDSSGRAINVADSAIKAFKTKNGRPVFDGRGIAPDVAMDEPEMAKVVGGLASKDLFFEYANKYRAEHDTIPAPEQFIITDAIYNDFLAFVKNKDFSYETESNDALDELVEAAKRERYYEHSEKAIEALKAELKPNKEEELRRFRDDVAEVLRGEIVSRYGLQTARYRAALAGDPYLKRALEVLNTGGTTDILSGKK